A genomic segment from Malaclemys terrapin pileata isolate rMalTer1 chromosome 1, rMalTer1.hap1, whole genome shotgun sequence encodes:
- the ASB13 gene encoding ankyrin repeat and SOCS box protein 13 isoform X2 — translation MEGSLASGSRLGEIGFWAERTPVHEAARRGEILQLQELIANGACVNLVTYDSITPLHEASLRGQTQCVKLLLAAGAQVDARNIDGSTPLCDACASGSIECVRVLLSHGAKVNPPLYTASPLHEACMNGSSECVQLLIDVGANLEAHDCHFGTPLHVACAREHLDCVKLLLNAGANVNAAKLHETALHHAAKVKNADLVEMLVEFGGNIYAQDNRGKKPSDYTCRSSQTAQCLEYYERSSGVGAPWCCLFAACGTE, via the exons ATGGAAGGGTCGCTGGCCagcggctccaggctgggggagatCG gCTTCTGGGCTGAGAGGACGCCTGTTCACGAAGCGGCCAGGAGGGGAGagatcctgcagctgcaggagctgaTAGCGAATGGTGCCTGCGTAAACCTGGTCACCTACGACTCTATCACCCCCTTGCATGAGGCGAGCCTGCGAGGGCAGACACAGTGTGTGAAGCTCTTACTTGCAGCAGGGGCCCAG GTGGATGCCAGGAACATAGATGGCAGCACTCCGCTCTGTGACGCTTGTGCTTCGGGCAGTATTGAATGTGTGAGAGTGCTCCTGTCCCATGGAGCGAAGGTGAATCCTCCGCTCTACACCGCGTCCCCTCTCCATGAAGCCTGCATGAATG GGAGTTCGGAGTGCGTGCAGCTCCTGATAGATGTCGGTGCGAACCTGGAGGCCCACGATTGCCACTTCGGAACCCCTCTGCACGTAGCCTGTGCCCGAGAGCATCTGGATTGTGTGAAGTTACTGCTCAATGCCG GGGCAAATGTGAATGCAGCTAAACTTCACGAGACAGCCCTTCACCACGCAGCCAAAGTGAAAAATGCGGATCTGGTAGAGATGCTGGTTGAGTTTGGAGGAAACATTTATGCCCAGGACAACCGAGGGAAGAAACCATCCGACTACACGTGTAGGAGCAGCCAGACTGCTCAGTGCTTGGAGTACTATGAAA